A single Agromyces sp. CF514 DNA region contains:
- a CDS encoding phosphate ABC transporter substrate-binding protein PstS gives MAAARHITTGFGAIAMLALLSGCAVNERDQQPSDLSGTIDGSGSSAQASAQDVWIAGFQTANGSTTVNYDPAGSGAGRDQFVVGAVAFAGSDAALDPGQTTGDVGRCTDGAGAVDLPLYVSPIALAFNIEGVDELRLDAASVARIFSGDIDRWNDPALVALNPGTTLPDARVTAVHRSDDSGTTENFADYLHEAAPAEWPTEPSGTFPYPGEAAQGSSGVASVIRDGVNVIGYLDASRATGMTVAQLAVGDAFVSPTPDAAAAILDASPMQPGRADDDLVIDIDRATDAAGAYPLVLVSYVIACRSYVDAQEGELVGAYLDWVASEAGQHAAAQDAGSSPISETLRARVQEVVASIG, from the coding sequence ATGGCTGCTGCGCGACACATCACCACCGGGTTCGGCGCGATCGCGATGCTCGCACTGCTGAGCGGCTGCGCCGTCAACGAGCGCGACCAGCAGCCGAGCGACCTCTCGGGCACCATCGACGGCTCGGGATCCTCGGCGCAGGCGTCGGCCCAAGACGTGTGGATCGCCGGCTTCCAGACCGCCAACGGCAGCACGACGGTCAACTACGACCCCGCCGGTTCGGGTGCGGGCCGCGACCAGTTCGTCGTCGGCGCGGTCGCGTTCGCGGGCAGCGACGCGGCCCTCGATCCCGGCCAGACGACCGGCGACGTCGGGCGCTGCACCGACGGCGCGGGCGCGGTCGACCTGCCGCTCTACGTGTCGCCCATCGCGCTCGCGTTCAACATCGAGGGGGTCGACGAACTCCGCCTCGACGCGGCATCCGTCGCCCGGATCTTCAGCGGCGACATCGACCGCTGGAACGACCCCGCGCTCGTCGCGCTCAACCCGGGCACGACGCTGCCCGACGCGCGCGTCACGGCCGTGCATCGCTCCGACGACTCGGGCACGACCGAGAACTTCGCCGACTACCTGCACGAGGCCGCGCCCGCGGAATGGCCGACGGAGCCCTCCGGCACGTTCCCGTACCCGGGCGAGGCGGCCCAGGGCAGCTCGGGCGTCGCCTCGGTGATCCGCGACGGCGTGAACGTCATCGGCTACCTCGACGCCTCGCGCGCGACCGGCATGACCGTCGCGCAGCTGGCCGTGGGCGACGCCTTCGTGTCGCCGACGCCCGACGCAGCGGCGGCGATCCTCGACGCGTCGCCCATGCAGCCGGGCCGCGCCGACGACGACCTCGTGATCGACATCGATCGGGCCACGGATGCCGCGGGCGCGTACCCGCTCGTGCTCGTGAGCTACGTGATCGCGTGCCGCTCGTACGTCGACGCCCAGGAGGGCGAGCTGGTGGGCGCCTACCTCGACTGGGTCGCGAGCGAGGCCGGGCAGCACGCCGCGGCGCAGGATGCCGGGTCGTCGCCGATCTCCGAGACCCTCCGCGCCCGCGTGCAGGAGGTCGTCGCCTCGATCGGCTGA
- a CDS encoding FBP domain-containing protein: MQALTEAEVRDAFRNASAAELTQLSLPVSFFVTEWAHLDAFAWRDPRIAGRGYLVTELDGAAVGVVLRAPSSSGSHHRAAICNLCHTQQPADQVAMVSARRAGAAGERGDSIGVYMCSDLACQETVRLGRPAAPSEVLPSLRELERIEGLARRTRAFVADVVETG; this comes from the coding sequence ATGCAGGCGCTGACCGAGGCCGAGGTGCGCGACGCGTTCCGCAACGCGTCGGCCGCCGAACTCACGCAGCTCTCGTTGCCCGTCTCGTTCTTCGTGACCGAGTGGGCGCACCTCGACGCGTTCGCCTGGCGCGACCCGCGCATCGCCGGACGCGGCTACCTCGTGACCGAGCTCGACGGCGCAGCGGTCGGCGTCGTGCTGCGTGCGCCCTCCTCGAGCGGGTCGCACCACCGTGCGGCGATCTGCAACCTCTGCCACACGCAGCAGCCCGCCGACCAGGTCGCGATGGTGTCGGCCAGGCGCGCGGGCGCAGCCGGGGAACGCGGCGACAGCATCGGCGTCTACATGTGCAGCGACCTCGCGTGCCAGGAGACCGTTCGCCTCGGGAGGCCCGCCGCCCCGTCGGAGGTGCTGCCGAGCCTGCGCGAGCTCGAGCGCATCGAGGGCCTCGCGCGCCGCACCCGCGCGTTCGTCGCCGACGTGGTCGAGACCGGCTGA
- a CDS encoding FBP domain-containing protein yields MLPIDDARIRASFINATQRERAAVTLPAGFATLDWDALDFLGWRDPKLPKVGYVVVEAEGGLVGVMLREADGRIRTRPQCSWCADVTLPNDVVFYTAKRSGASGRNGNTVGTLACAGFECSRNARRLPSVAYVGFDVEAARQRRIEALREHVAGFVHTVREGS; encoded by the coding sequence ATGCTCCCCATCGACGACGCGCGCATCCGCGCCTCGTTCATCAACGCCACCCAGCGCGAGCGCGCTGCGGTGACCCTGCCTGCGGGCTTCGCGACCCTCGACTGGGACGCGCTCGACTTCCTCGGCTGGCGCGACCCCAAGCTGCCGAAGGTCGGCTACGTCGTGGTCGAGGCCGAGGGCGGCCTCGTCGGCGTCATGCTGCGCGAGGCCGACGGCCGCATCCGCACCAGGCCGCAGTGCTCGTGGTGCGCCGACGTCACCCTGCCGAACGACGTGGTGTTCTACACCGCCAAGCGCTCCGGGGCCTCCGGGCGCAACGGCAACACGGTCGGCACGTTGGCCTGCGCCGGCTTCGAGTGCTCGCGCAATGCGCGCCGCCTGCCGTCGGTGGCCTACGTCGGGTTCGACGTCGAGGCCGCGCGGCAGCGGCGCATCGAGGCGCTCCGCGAGCACGTGGCCGGCTTCGTGCACACGGTGCGCGAGGGATCCTGA
- a CDS encoding SGNH/GDSL hydrolase family protein → MFHSYAAIGDSFTEGVGDELPDGSVRGWADFVAMGLAIAAREPIGYANLAIRGRKLGPIIDEQLEAAIALKPELLSFNGGGNDMLRPRMDEQVTAARFREAIHRIRDEGIHVLMLSGANPTEHLPLGKVFDARGARLTTALVDLADVPGVTFVDNFNDRGLRDIRYWSADKLHLNSLGHARVASNVLTAIGVPVPEEWGVAEVAAAPAGPRSRNTAAYYREFVLPWIGRRLTGRSSGDGRAAKRATLEPLSPDAAH, encoded by the coding sequence ATGTTCCACTCCTATGCGGCCATCGGCGACAGCTTCACCGAGGGCGTCGGCGACGAACTGCCCGACGGCAGCGTGCGCGGCTGGGCCGACTTCGTCGCCATGGGCCTCGCGATCGCGGCGCGCGAACCGATCGGCTACGCGAACCTCGCGATCCGGGGCCGCAAGCTCGGGCCGATCATCGACGAGCAGCTCGAGGCGGCGATCGCGTTGAAGCCCGAGCTCCTGAGCTTCAACGGCGGCGGCAACGACATGCTCCGCCCCCGCATGGACGAGCAGGTCACCGCCGCGCGCTTCCGCGAGGCGATCCACCGCATCCGCGACGAGGGCATCCACGTGCTCATGCTGAGCGGTGCGAACCCCACCGAGCACCTCCCGCTCGGCAAGGTCTTCGATGCCCGGGGTGCTCGGCTGACCACGGCGCTCGTCGACCTCGCCGACGTGCCCGGCGTCACGTTCGTCGACAACTTCAACGACCGGGGCCTGCGCGACATCCGGTACTGGTCGGCCGACAAGCTGCACCTGAACTCGCTCGGGCACGCGCGCGTCGCGAGCAACGTGCTCACGGCGATCGGCGTGCCCGTGCCCGAGGAGTGGGGCGTCGCCGAGGTCGCCGCGGCGCCGGCCGGCCCGCGCAGCCGCAACACGGCCGCCTACTACCGCGAGTTCGTGCTGCCGTGGATCGGCCGCCGCCTCACGGGCCGGTCGTCGGGCGACGGCCGCGCGGCCAAGCGCGCGACGCTGGAGCCCCTGTCCCCGGATGCCGCGCACTGA
- a CDS encoding GH1 family beta-glucosidase, with the protein MVDARMPEFPRGFRWGAATAAFQIEGSTTADGRGPSIWDTFTAEPGRVVDGSNALVASDSYRRYRDDIALLAELGATDYRFSISWPRVQPVGSGAANAAGLDHYERFVDALAEAGIAPLATLYHWDLPQPLEDAGGWLVRDTAERYAEYVGLVLDRLGDRVDRWITLNEPAMTTLEGYALGTQAPGRTLMLGALPTVHHQLLGHGLAVAAIRAAGTAEVGITNNHTLVVPASDRPADLLAAGAFDIVYNRIFIDPVLTGAYPDLSAFGLERFPGLEPGDLEVISAPLDFYGVNSYNPTYVAAPAEGSEFALAGLPFEPVAPPEGTPVTGFDWPVVPEAFTELLVGLRRDYGDALPPVVVTENGASYVDEVVPGDDGEPAVHDDERIAYLDGHLRAVAEAIDQGVDVRGYFVWSLVDNFEWAQGYTQRFGLVHVDFETGERTRKDSFDWYRRVIARQRR; encoded by the coding sequence GTGGTCGACGCACGCATGCCCGAGTTCCCCCGCGGCTTCCGGTGGGGTGCGGCCACGGCCGCGTTCCAGATCGAGGGGTCGACCACGGCCGACGGGCGAGGTCCGAGCATCTGGGACACCTTCACCGCCGAGCCCGGCCGGGTGGTCGACGGCTCGAACGCGCTGGTCGCGTCCGACAGTTACCGCAGGTACCGCGACGACATCGCCCTGCTCGCCGAACTCGGCGCGACCGACTACCGGTTCTCGATCTCGTGGCCGCGCGTGCAGCCCGTGGGCTCCGGGGCGGCCAACGCCGCCGGACTCGACCACTACGAGCGGTTCGTCGACGCGCTCGCCGAGGCCGGCATCGCGCCCCTCGCGACGCTCTACCACTGGGACCTGCCGCAGCCGCTCGAAGACGCCGGAGGCTGGCTCGTGCGCGACACCGCCGAGCGCTACGCCGAGTACGTCGGCCTCGTGCTCGACCGCCTCGGCGACCGCGTCGACCGCTGGATCACGCTCAACGAGCCCGCGATGACGACGCTCGAAGGGTATGCGCTCGGCACGCAGGCGCCCGGGCGCACGCTCATGCTCGGTGCGCTGCCGACGGTGCACCACCAGTTGCTCGGGCACGGGCTCGCGGTCGCCGCGATCCGCGCCGCCGGCACGGCGGAGGTCGGCATCACGAACAACCACACCCTCGTCGTGCCCGCGTCGGACCGGCCGGCCGACCTCCTGGCCGCCGGCGCGTTCGACATCGTCTACAACCGCATCTTCATCGACCCGGTGCTCACGGGCGCCTACCCCGACCTGTCGGCGTTCGGGCTCGAGCGGTTTCCCGGACTCGAGCCGGGCGACCTCGAGGTGATCTCGGCGCCGCTCGACTTCTACGGCGTGAACTCGTACAACCCGACGTACGTCGCGGCACCCGCCGAGGGCTCGGAGTTCGCGCTCGCGGGGCTGCCGTTCGAGCCCGTCGCGCCGCCCGAGGGCACGCCGGTCACGGGCTTCGACTGGCCCGTCGTTCCCGAGGCATTCACCGAACTGCTCGTGGGCCTCCGCCGCGACTACGGCGACGCGCTGCCGCCCGTGGTCGTCACCGAGAACGGCGCCTCGTACGTCGACGAGGTCGTGCCGGGCGACGACGGCGAGCCCGCGGTGCACGACGACGAGCGCATCGCCTACCTCGACGGGCACCTTCGGGCGGTCGCCGAGGCGATCGACCAGGGCGTCGACGTGCGCGGCTACTTCGTGTGGTCGCTCGTCGACAACTTCGAGTGGGCGCAGGGCTACACGCAGCGGTTCGGGCTCGTGCACGTCGACTTCGAGACCGGCGAACGCACGCGCAAGGACTCGTTCGACTGGTATCGGAGGGTCATCGCCCGGCAGCGGCGCTGA
- a CDS encoding PucR family transcriptional regulator: MQPTVQTLLDRPELALGLLTPADALPAEALVAPVVWAHSSDLADPAPFLDEGQVLLTTGTQFEHDDARADAEGFARAYVQRLRDRGVAALGFGTEVIRAGTPAALVDACVELGLPLFEVPYRVPFIAIAKLVADLLAEDAYARQAWALSAQRAISRAALRPDGLTATLAELSQRLGTWVGLVDATGALDREAPQGALGQPSLGEVVGEARSMLRRGQRASRTVLVGESTGHPQHVTMQTLGSGGALRGVLAVGDSPELDQAGREVVTSVIALAGLSLEQNRDLDRARGHLRTGLLRSLLAGDTSLAERVASEMWGPLPEAPVRVAVTDAAAHAIDRLTELLELRVDERGGRLFFARDGELIVLVLEAADQAIADELCAEFDLPVGVSDAVPIEGLAAAHEQALRALERAREAGSGARVVAFDEISRQGVLAFLARTDARAVAVATLAPLVEHDAASGTTLVDTVRTWLEHGGQFDATAQQLGVHRHTVRSRIALAERLLERDLSGFHARADLWAALLAVQ; encoded by the coding sequence GTGCAGCCGACGGTGCAGACCCTGCTCGACCGCCCCGAGCTCGCCCTCGGACTGCTGACCCCCGCAGACGCCCTGCCCGCCGAAGCGCTCGTCGCGCCCGTCGTCTGGGCGCACAGCTCCGACCTCGCCGACCCGGCGCCGTTCCTCGACGAGGGCCAGGTGCTGCTCACGACCGGCACCCAGTTCGAGCACGACGATGCGAGGGCGGATGCCGAGGGCTTCGCACGCGCGTACGTGCAGCGCCTGCGCGACCGAGGCGTCGCCGCCCTCGGCTTCGGCACCGAGGTGATCCGCGCCGGCACGCCCGCAGCACTCGTCGACGCCTGCGTGGAGCTCGGACTCCCGCTCTTCGAGGTGCCCTACCGGGTGCCGTTCATCGCGATCGCGAAGCTCGTCGCCGACCTGCTCGCCGAAGACGCCTACGCGCGGCAGGCCTGGGCGCTCTCGGCGCAGCGCGCGATCTCGCGTGCCGCCCTGCGCCCCGACGGCCTCACCGCGACGCTCGCCGAGCTCTCGCAGCGACTCGGCACGTGGGTCGGGCTGGTCGACGCCACTGGCGCCCTCGACCGTGAGGCGCCCCAGGGCGCGCTCGGCCAGCCCTCGCTCGGCGAGGTCGTGGGCGAGGCCCGCTCGATGCTGCGACGCGGACAGCGCGCGAGCCGAACGGTGCTCGTCGGCGAGTCGACCGGGCACCCGCAGCACGTCACCATGCAGACGCTCGGCTCGGGCGGCGCACTCCGTGGCGTGCTCGCCGTGGGCGACTCCCCCGAGCTCGACCAGGCGGGACGCGAGGTCGTGACCTCGGTGATCGCGCTCGCCGGGCTCTCGCTCGAGCAGAACCGCGACCTCGACCGTGCACGCGGCCACCTGCGCACGGGCCTGCTGCGCAGCCTGCTCGCGGGCGACACGTCGCTGGCCGAGCGGGTCGCCTCCGAGATGTGGGGCCCGCTTCCCGAGGCCCCGGTGCGCGTCGCGGTGACGGATGCCGCGGCCCACGCGATCGACCGCCTGACCGAGCTGCTCGAGCTCCGCGTCGACGAGCGCGGCGGCCGCCTGTTCTTCGCGCGCGACGGCGAACTCATCGTGCTGGTGCTCGAGGCGGCCGACCAGGCGATCGCCGACGAGCTCTGCGCCGAGTTCGACCTGCCGGTCGGGGTCTCCGACGCGGTGCCGATCGAGGGCCTCGCCGCCGCGCACGAGCAGGCGCTCCGTGCGCTCGAACGCGCCCGGGAGGCCGGCTCCGGGGCCCGGGTCGTCGCCTTCGACGAGATCAGCCGGCAGGGCGTGCTCGCGTTCCTCGCGCGCACCGATGCCAGGGCGGTCGCCGTTGCGACGCTCGCGCCGCTCGTCGAGCACGACGCGGCATCCGGAACCACGCTCGTCGACACCGTGCGCACGTGGCTCGAGCACGGCGGCCAGTTCGACGCGACCGCGCAGCAGCTCGGCGTGCACCGGCACACCGTGCGCAGCCGCATCGCGCTCGCCGAGCGCCTGCTCGAGCGCGACCTCTCGGGCTTCCACGCGCGCGCCGACCTCTGGGCGGCCCTGCTCGCGGTGCAGTAG